From one Gracilibacillus salinarum genomic stretch:
- a CDS encoding FtsB family cell division protein, translated as MAKRNNVSRINEAFIEQHDAQMKRQIRRKKKLYRRLMLFGAVMAITMIFLTTYHINQRTTYHDMKQEYTDLSDELTTMQTKEKKLQEEIELLNDEEYLLQIAKTNYFFTEEGEIVFKLPEEDPSY; from the coding sequence ATGGCCAAACGCAATAATGTATCCCGTATTAACGAAGCATTTATTGAACAACATGATGCACAAATGAAACGGCAAATTCGCAGAAAGAAGAAATTATATCGCAGGTTGATGTTATTTGGAGCAGTGATGGCCATTACTATGATCTTTTTAACGACTTATCATATAAACCAGCGTACGACATACCATGATATGAAGCAGGAATACACGGATCTGTCAGACGAATTAACGACGATGCAAACAAAAGAGAAGAAACTGCAAGAAGAAATCGAATTATTAAATGATGAAGAATATTTATTACAAATAGCCAAAACGAATTATTTCTTTACTGAAGAGGGTGAGATTGTCTTTAAATTGCCTGAAGAGGATCCATCTTATTGA
- the glcT gene encoding glucose PTS transporter transcription antiterminator GlcT, which yields MDEQVTVLKALNNNVIIAKHPFYKEVIMIGKGLGFGKQKGDIVSQEQAEKTFLLKDEQEQAQYKQLVSYIDSAILEILNEVMLLIEERMGESLHEHIHVALTDHLSFAINRANQNVNFSNPFLFEIESLYTKEFQAAQEVVSVIHDRTGVQLPEAEVGFIALHIHSAITNKTIHDMNRHHTLITELVAIIEENLHIQLTKHDINYNRLIQHLHRAIERVYQREQLAEQTNLAKVLKATYPLCYNLAWKLVKVMQQQLHIPVDESEVLYLTIHLQRLTQS from the coding sequence ATGGACGAACAAGTGACGGTATTGAAAGCGTTAAATAACAATGTTATCATTGCCAAACACCCTTTCTATAAAGAGGTTATTATGATCGGAAAAGGCTTAGGGTTCGGCAAGCAAAAAGGAGACATTGTTTCACAGGAGCAAGCAGAGAAAACCTTTTTGTTAAAAGATGAACAGGAACAAGCACAATACAAACAATTAGTATCTTATATTGATTCAGCTATTTTAGAAATATTGAATGAAGTGATGCTTCTAATTGAAGAGCGGATGGGCGAATCACTTCATGAGCATATTCACGTTGCTCTGACGGATCACTTATCATTTGCGATTAACCGAGCTAATCAAAATGTGAATTTTTCCAACCCATTTTTGTTTGAGATTGAATCGTTATATACGAAGGAGTTCCAAGCAGCCCAAGAGGTTGTCTCTGTTATACATGATCGGACTGGGGTGCAATTGCCCGAAGCGGAAGTCGGTTTTATTGCGTTGCATATTCATAGCGCTATAACGAATAAAACGATACATGATATGAACCGTCACCATACATTAATTACCGAACTAGTTGCGATCATTGAAGAGAATTTACACATTCAATTAACGAAGCATGATATCAATTATAACCGATTAATACAGCATCTCCACCGAGCAATCGAAAGGGTTTACCAACGTGAGCAATTAGCGGAACAAACAAATTTAGCAAAAGTATTGAAAGCGACTTATCCTTTGTGCTATAATCTAGCATGGAAATTAGTTAAAGTGATGCAACAGCAATTACATATACCGGTAGATGAATCAGAGGTATTGTATTTAACGATTCATTTGCAACGATTAACGCAATCATAA
- the mazG gene encoding nucleoside triphosphate pyrophosphohydrolase has product MKPLIEVIGLGAGDINQLPLGIYRKLTNSEINCYVRTIDHPVIDSLREEAVSFQSFDTVYEKYDQFEAVYKEIASTLKEKATADGNVLYAVPGHPMLAEQTVQLLLNDTDIEVRIVGGQSFLDDLFSALKIDPIEGFQFLDATSFERRQLQLSQHIVFCQVYDAFIASEVKLTLLEDLPPEYPIYIAEAVGSEQESVIQIPLVELDQQMKLSNLTSVYLPPVDKTLLHHQFYQLKDIIATLRSPEGCPWDRKQTHQTLKKYLVEETYEVLEAIDREDDEAVAEELGDVLLQIMLHSEIGEEAGFFTIDDVIYSITEKMIRRHPHVFGDVVVRDEDDVMDNWQSIKKQEKGEETILQQLNKGMPANLLAEEIQKQAAKVGFDWKEVEPIWEKVYEELEEFKATERLSSHVEREKEFGDILFAMINLGRYYKINPEIALMRTNQKFINRFQFVESKVNESEKDWDSYTLAELDEFWEEAKQFDN; this is encoded by the coding sequence ATGAAACCATTGATTGAAGTTATTGGCCTTGGTGCTGGCGATATTAACCAGTTGCCGTTAGGTATTTATCGAAAACTGACAAATAGTGAAATAAACTGTTATGTAAGAACCATAGACCATCCTGTCATTGACTCATTACGGGAAGAAGCGGTCTCATTTCAATCATTCGATACAGTTTATGAAAAATATGATCAATTTGAGGCGGTCTACAAGGAAATAGCTAGTACTTTAAAAGAAAAGGCAACAGCAGACGGAAACGTACTCTATGCTGTGCCTGGGCACCCAATGTTGGCCGAACAGACCGTACAGCTCCTATTAAATGATACAGATATTGAGGTGAGGATCGTTGGTGGTCAGAGCTTCCTGGATGACTTGTTTTCTGCATTAAAGATCGATCCGATAGAAGGCTTTCAATTTCTGGATGCCACCTCCTTTGAACGTCGTCAATTACAGCTAAGTCAGCATATCGTATTTTGTCAGGTGTATGATGCATTCATTGCTTCGGAAGTAAAATTAACATTGCTCGAAGATTTACCGCCGGAATATCCGATATATATTGCAGAAGCAGTGGGAAGTGAGCAGGAATCAGTAATCCAAATTCCACTTGTCGAATTAGATCAGCAAATGAAACTTAGTAATTTAACGAGTGTCTATCTGCCACCTGTCGACAAGACATTACTGCATCATCAGTTCTATCAATTGAAAGATATTATTGCCACGTTGCGAAGTCCCGAAGGCTGTCCGTGGGACCGAAAACAGACGCATCAAACATTAAAAAAATATTTAGTGGAAGAGACATATGAAGTACTTGAAGCAATTGATAGAGAAGATGATGAAGCAGTAGCTGAAGAACTAGGTGATGTGCTGTTACAAATTATGTTACATAGTGAAATTGGAGAAGAGGCAGGATTTTTTACCATCGATGACGTAATATATAGTATTACGGAAAAAATGATTCGCAGGCATCCACATGTATTTGGTGATGTCGTAGTCCGTGATGAAGACGATGTTATGGATAATTGGCAGTCTATTAAAAAGCAGGAAAAAGGGGAAGAAACCATACTGCAGCAGTTGAATAAAGGTATGCCTGCCAATCTTTTGGCGGAAGAAATCCAGAAGCAGGCTGCTAAAGTAGGCTTTGACTGGAAAGAGGTAGAACCTATCTGGGAGAAGGTTTACGAGGAGTTGGAAGAGTTTAAAGCAACAGAGAGATTATCATCTCATGTTGAGCGGGAAAAAGAATTTGGAGATATACTATTTGCAATGATTAACTTAGGAAGATATTATAAGATTAATCCAGAAATTGCTTTAATGCGGACTAATCAAAAATTTATTAATCGTTTCCAATTCGTAGAGTCAAAAGTTAACGAAAGTGAAAAAGATTGGGATTCCTATACGTTAGCGGAATTGGACGAGTTTTGGGAAGAGGCAAAGCAATTTGATAATTAA
- a CDS encoding S1 domain-containing RNA-binding protein, with amino-acid sequence MSIEVGSKLQGKVTGITNFGAFIELPGGKTGLVHISEVADNYVKDINEHLTVGDEVTVKVLNVEEDGKIGLSIKKAKDNPAPSNRRKHQGNPKNNRDRGESFEQKMNRFLKDSEDRLATLKKHTESKRGGRGARKG; translated from the coding sequence ATGTCAATCGAAGTAGGCAGCAAGTTGCAGGGAAAGGTAACTGGTATCACTAATTTTGGAGCGTTCATCGAATTACCAGGAGGTAAGACTGGTTTGGTTCACATTAGTGAAGTTGCCGATAATTATGTTAAAGACATTAATGAGCACCTAACTGTTGGCGATGAAGTCACAGTCAAAGTTCTTAATGTAGAAGAAGATGGAAAGATTGGTTTGTCAATTAAAAAGGCGAAGGATAATCCAGCCCCATCCAATCGTCGTAAACATCAAGGCAATCCAAAAAATAACCGCGACAGAGGCGAATCATTCGAACAAAAAATGAATCGTTTCTTAAAAGATTCTGAAGATCGCTTAGCGACGCTTAAAAAGCATACAGAATCAAAACGTGGAGGACGAGGGGCGAGAAAAGGGTAA
- a CDS encoding RNA-binding S4 domain-containing protein — MRLDKFLKVSRLIKRRTLAKEIADQGRIIVNGSKAKAATNIVVGDELKIQFGQKLLTIEIDALKETVKKDEASELYTIKQEEYIKAE, encoded by the coding sequence ATGCGATTGGATAAGTTCTTAAAAGTTTCTCGATTAATAAAGAGACGTACATTAGCGAAAGAAATAGCAGATCAAGGCAGAATTATTGTCAATGGCAGCAAGGCAAAAGCGGCGACTAATATCGTAGTTGGCGATGAACTGAAGATACAATTTGGTCAGAAACTATTAACAATCGAGATAGACGCTTTAAAAGAAACTGTAAAAAAAGACGAAGCTAGTGAGTTATATACCATTAAGCAAGAAGAATATATTAAGGCAGAATAG
- a CDS encoding putative polysaccharide biosynthesis protein — translation MKNENRSNKQLYKGAFALVTAGLVSKVISAFYRIPLQNLTGDIGFYIYQQIYPILGIAFMLALYGFPSAISGYLAERGRYKDKQVYPAFFLAMLLFSVLLFLLLYLFSPLLAEWMGDKELAASIRHTAWVFLFVPFVALWRGIAQSEQMMESIAYSQMIEQLIRAFVIICAAILIYNRSMDVYDISFGAMIASVLALSASSLFMYVYRKQKKKKIKSNISFVPDVSLITLMGKIIGAGIVISLNHMLLLLLQLADAFTIVQGLMDYGQTLTASTATKGIFDRGQPLLQLVTVVGSSFAMALVPQVSRTSWQLHKDETIDKVRMTLKYCVLLSVGATIGLIVLFPEINQLLFQNQAGTASLRLLSLSLLFTCLIITVASTLQSFGYMKWTAIILFVGLWIKVLLNHLFIPQIGITGGAVATVVTVFLIFICNFSFLKYLLKGERLLVLPWLKLIAAGGLMAIIILAVKQLITLFTTLEERFSLLCFVLFSVIAGLFVYLFLIVKWKFITNQELAVLPIPERWKKGMERKQ, via the coding sequence ATGAAGAATGAAAATCGTTCAAATAAACAGCTTTATAAAGGAGCTTTTGCTTTAGTAACAGCTGGGTTGGTTAGTAAGGTGATCAGTGCCTTTTACCGGATACCGTTGCAAAATTTAACCGGAGATATCGGCTTCTATATTTATCAGCAAATCTATCCTATTTTAGGGATTGCTTTTATGCTGGCGCTATATGGCTTTCCGTCTGCGATTTCAGGGTATTTGGCAGAGCGTGGTCGATACAAGGATAAGCAAGTATATCCCGCCTTTTTTTTGGCTATGTTACTATTTTCGGTGTTGCTGTTCCTGCTATTGTATCTGTTTAGTCCGTTGCTGGCGGAATGGATGGGGGATAAGGAGTTAGCAGCATCCATTCGCCATACGGCTTGGGTTTTTTTGTTTGTCCCTTTTGTTGCATTATGGAGAGGAATTGCACAGTCTGAACAAATGATGGAGTCCATTGCTTATTCACAAATGATTGAACAGCTAATACGAGCGTTCGTTATTATTTGTGCAGCCATTCTAATCTATAACCGAAGTATGGATGTCTACGATATATCATTTGGCGCAATGATTGCCAGCGTGCTCGCACTAAGTGCATCCAGTCTCTTTATGTATGTATATAGGAAACAAAAAAAGAAAAAAATCAAAAGCAATATTTCCTTCGTTCCGGATGTGTCCCTGATAACATTGATGGGAAAAATAATTGGGGCGGGAATTGTCATCAGCCTTAACCATATGCTCTTATTACTATTACAGCTTGCGGATGCCTTCACGATCGTACAAGGCTTGATGGATTACGGGCAAACATTGACAGCATCTACTGCTACAAAAGGAATTTTTGATAGAGGTCAGCCTTTATTGCAATTGGTGACTGTGGTAGGGTCTTCTTTTGCAATGGCACTTGTGCCGCAAGTTTCAAGGACGAGCTGGCAGCTCCATAAAGATGAAACGATTGATAAGGTGCGAATGACATTAAAATACTGTGTCTTGTTATCTGTAGGGGCAACAATAGGATTGATTGTTCTATTTCCTGAAATCAATCAATTATTATTTCAAAATCAGGCAGGGACAGCTAGTCTCAGGTTGCTGTCTTTATCCTTGTTATTTACTTGTCTGATCATTACCGTTGCTTCCACCTTGCAAAGTTTTGGTTATATGAAATGGACAGCAATTATCTTATTTGTCGGCTTATGGATCAAAGTGTTGCTTAATCACCTTTTTATACCACAAATCGGTATAACAGGAGGGGCTGTAGCAACGGTAGTTACGGTTTTTCTTATTTTTATCTGCAATTTCTCCTTTTTGAAATACTTGTTAAAGGGAGAACGACTACTGGTGCTGCCATGGCTTAAACTGATTGCTGCAGGCGGTCTGATGGCCATTATCATACTCGCGGTCAAACAGTTAATCACACTTTTTACAACACTTGAAGAAAGATTCTCATTACTTTGTTTTGTTTTATTTAGTGTTATAGCGGGTTTGTTCGTGTATCTTTTCCTTATTGTAAAATGGAAATTTATCACGAATCAGGAATTAGCAGTATTACCAATTCCAGAGAGATGGAAGAAAGGAATGGAGCGTAAACAATGA
- the spoIIE gene encoding stage II sporulation protein E, with product MNTYTENKPKSFFSGKSMASNWRKKFAKQCTTLLFEKGLLICFIGFLLGRAVILSTLSPFVIAFVASVWFLRRDKVLPVITFSLLGAVTYGLSHSFYIFLSVALLMIFSLFLYQSKKVERILPVFVFLAASIPRVSLFAMTTQLTYLEWVIALVEGVLAAVLLLIFMQSIPLLSPKRYKPILKNEEIVCFIILLASILTGVMGVEIYGAQMEQIMARYLVLILSLIGGAAIGSTVGVVAGLILSLANIANMYQMSLLAFSGLLGGLLKEGGKLAVSVGLLISTLLISLYGESFSYLTVAMMESAFAILLFIITPSKFIKQVARYIPGTVEHTQEQEQYLQKVRNVTAHRVERFSNVFKALSRSFQTESSQWQEQDLEVDYYLSNVTEKTCQTCFKKETCWVQQFDKTYQLMRDVKDQLETDDQLNNITNRQFENHCIKSRKVMDTMQQELSFFQANKQLKKQVLESRRFVADQLQGVSEVMENFANEILKEKENHEQQEIEIVAALKHIGIELEKLDIYSLEKGNTDIEMVITFQEYHGEAAKLIAPILSDILNETIIVVTEDLSPLARGHSFFTFGSARKYVIQTGVAHAAKGGGLVSGDSYKSMDLGAGKYALAISDGMGNGDRAHEESTETLRLLQQILESGLHEQVAIKSINSILALRTNEEIYATLDLAMVDLHKAVVQFLKVGSTPSFILRNDEVETVEASNLPIGIIKEMDVEVVSTQLKAGDFLIMMSDGIFEGPKHIENVDLWLKRKLIEMDTKEPQEMADLLLEEVIRTQRGEIDDDMTVLVAQIKENQPQWAPIRSFSNFEREYIS from the coding sequence ATGAACACATATACGGAGAATAAACCAAAATCTTTTTTTTCGGGTAAATCAATGGCCTCCAATTGGCGAAAGAAGTTTGCAAAACAATGTACAACCCTTCTGTTCGAGAAAGGATTATTAATTTGCTTCATCGGTTTTTTACTTGGACGAGCTGTTATCTTGTCGACTCTTTCCCCATTTGTTATAGCTTTCGTAGCTTCTGTATGGTTTTTGCGTCGTGATAAGGTACTACCCGTGATTACTTTTTCACTATTAGGGGCAGTTACATATGGCCTTTCCCACAGCTTCTATATCTTTCTATCAGTTGCATTATTAATGATTTTCTCTCTCTTTCTTTATCAATCCAAAAAAGTCGAGAGAATACTGCCAGTCTTTGTATTCTTAGCAGCAAGTATTCCGCGTGTCAGTCTTTTCGCGATGACGACGCAGCTTACCTATTTAGAATGGGTGATTGCATTAGTGGAAGGTGTACTTGCAGCAGTGCTGTTACTTATCTTTATGCAAAGTATCCCTCTATTATCACCAAAACGATACAAACCGATCTTAAAAAATGAAGAAATTGTTTGTTTTATTATTTTATTAGCTTCCATTCTCACCGGTGTAATGGGAGTTGAAATATATGGAGCTCAAATGGAGCAAATAATGGCGCGGTATTTAGTGTTAATTCTTTCACTCATAGGTGGAGCGGCGATAGGATCCACCGTAGGGGTAGTGGCAGGATTGATATTAAGCCTTGCTAATATTGCGAACATGTATCAAATGAGCTTGTTAGCTTTCTCTGGTCTTTTGGGCGGTCTGTTAAAAGAAGGCGGAAAACTAGCAGTTAGTGTCGGGTTATTGATTAGTACACTGCTAATCAGTTTATATGGAGAGTCTTTTTCCTATTTAACTGTCGCTATGATGGAGTCAGCATTCGCCATCTTGCTGTTTATAATAACCCCAAGTAAATTCATCAAACAGGTAGCCAGATATATTCCTGGAACGGTCGAACATACGCAAGAGCAGGAGCAGTATCTGCAGAAGGTTCGCAACGTCACTGCCCATCGTGTCGAGCGCTTCTCCAATGTATTTAAGGCATTGTCGCGAAGCTTTCAGACGGAATCCAGTCAGTGGCAGGAGCAAGATCTAGAAGTTGACTATTATCTAAGTAATGTTACGGAAAAAACCTGCCAGACATGCTTCAAGAAAGAGACGTGCTGGGTACAGCAATTTGATAAGACCTATCAGTTGATGAGAGATGTGAAGGACCAGCTGGAAACAGATGATCAACTTAACAATATAACCAATCGACAATTTGAAAATCATTGTATTAAGTCTCGGAAAGTAATGGATACGATGCAGCAAGAGCTCTCCTTTTTCCAAGCGAATAAACAATTAAAGAAACAAGTATTGGAGAGCCGCCGATTTGTGGCAGATCAGCTGCAAGGCGTATCGGAGGTAATGGAGAACTTTGCTAACGAAATTCTCAAGGAAAAAGAGAACCATGAACAACAGGAAATTGAAATCGTAGCAGCGCTGAAACATATTGGCATCGAGTTAGAGAAGCTGGATATATACAGTTTGGAAAAAGGTAATACAGATATTGAGATGGTGATCACATTCCAGGAATATCATGGCGAAGCAGCGAAGCTCATTGCCCCAATATTATCTGATATTTTGAACGAAACAATTATTGTTGTAACAGAAGATCTTTCTCCACTAGCAAGGGGACATAGCTTCTTTACTTTTGGATCAGCGCGAAAATATGTGATTCAAACAGGAGTGGCTCATGCAGCAAAAGGCGGCGGGTTAGTATCGGGAGACAGTTACAAATCGATGGATCTTGGTGCAGGTAAATATGCATTAGCTATCAGTGATGGTATGGGTAACGGTGATCGTGCACATGAAGAGAGCACGGAAACATTGCGCCTGTTACAGCAAATATTAGAATCCGGCTTGCATGAACAGGTTGCGATCAAGTCGATAAACTCTATTCTTGCGTTACGGACAAATGAGGAAATATACGCAACGCTTGATTTGGCAATGGTTGACTTGCATAAGGCCGTTGTTCAATTTCTCAAAGTAGGCTCAACCCCCAGCTTTATATTGAGAAATGATGAAGTGGAAACGGTGGAGGCTAGTAATCTGCCGATCGGTATTATTAAAGAAATGGATGTTGAGGTGGTTAGTACGCAGTTAAAGGCTGGAGATTTCCTGATTATGATGAGCGATGGAATCTTTGAAGGTCCTAAACATATTGAGAATGTCGATTTATGGTTAAAGCGCAAACTGATCGAAATGGATACAAAAGAACCACAAGAGATGGCAGATTTATTACTAGAGGAAGTGATTCGAACACAGCGTGGTGAAATTGATGATGATATGACGGTGTTGGTTGCACAGATTAAAGAAAATCAGCCGCAATGGGCGCCGATCCGCTCTTTTAGCAATTTTGAAAGAGAGTATATTAGTTAA
- the yabQ gene encoding spore cortex biosynthesis protein YabQ: MTLSTQFLTMITMVLSGVYLGASYYTFKRMAQLWRSSIIWKYVLELLFWLIQAVVIYFVLFWVNEGILRFYIFLAVLCGYAMFKSLFEGLFSRVLDSIIGAIKRIYHFIYRTIEILLVKPIFFIVSVVIICVTKLYQAIVFVLVALFSILAWPFRMVFSLVEKLLPKNAKKYLHPFSKLYSKIKNKD; encoded by the coding sequence ATGACGTTAAGCACACAATTTTTGACCATGATAACAATGGTGTTATCCGGTGTGTATTTAGGGGCAAGCTACTATACCTTTAAACGGATGGCACAATTGTGGCGTTCGAGCATAATATGGAAGTATGTCCTTGAATTGTTATTTTGGCTGATTCAGGCAGTGGTCATCTATTTTGTCTTGTTTTGGGTAAATGAGGGCATACTGCGGTTCTATATTTTCTTGGCGGTGCTTTGTGGTTATGCCATGTTTAAAAGCTTGTTTGAGGGGCTGTTCAGTCGCGTTCTCGATAGTATCATCGGAGCAATTAAGCGAATATATCATTTTATATATCGCACCATAGAGATCCTGTTGGTGAAACCGATCTTTTTTATTGTGTCAGTCGTGATTATTTGTGTGACCAAGCTCTATCAAGCAATTGTATTTGTGTTAGTTGCTTTATTCAGTATACTGGCATGGCCGTTCCGGATGGTTTTTTCTCTTGTTGAAAAACTTCTTCCGAAAAATGCGAAAAAATATCTACATCCTTTTTCTAAATTATATAGTAAAATAAAAAACAAAGACTAA
- the yabP gene encoding sporulation protein YabP translates to MNYYDKKSMPAPQMEHNVKMINRRLLEIDGVKEVDSFDSEEFLLQTVMGYLVIRGDNLQMKNLDVESGHVSIKGKIYELSYLDEQHGEKAKGLFSKLFK, encoded by the coding sequence ATGAATTACTATGACAAAAAATCAATGCCAGCACCTCAAATGGAGCATAATGTCAAAATGATCAATCGACGTCTATTAGAAATAGACGGTGTAAAAGAAGTAGACAGCTTCGACAGTGAAGAATTTCTTTTGCAGACGGTAATGGGATATTTAGTGATCCGCGGCGATAACTTGCAGATGAAAAATCTTGACGTAGAATCTGGTCATGTTTCGATCAAAGGGAAGATTTATGAGCTTTCTTATTTGGACGAGCAACATGGGGAGAAAGCTAAAGGATTGTTTAGCAAGCTATTCAAATGA
- the ptsG gene encoding glucose-specific PTS transporter subunit IIBC, with the protein MSNIFGTLQKVGKALMLPVALLPAAGILMAFGTSFAQDQWVEKFPWFGNATVQKVLEVMSEAGGIVFDNLPLLFAVGVAIGLAKGDGVAGLAAIIGYLIMNVTMGVFGDITMEMTSEPAYASVLGVPTLQTGVFGGIIVGILAAYMYNRYFDIEMPQFLGFFAGKRFVPIITAFSALILGIVMFLVWPFAQNGLNAVSHFMLETNRTLSTFVFGVIERSLIPFGLHHIFYSPFWFEFGSYTNAAGEIIRGDQTIFFEQLKDGVDFTAGNFMTGKFPFMMFGLPAAALAIYHTAKPERKKVVGGIMFSAALTSFLTGITEPLEFSFLFVAPVLFGIHAVFAGLSFMTMYLLDVKIGMTFSGGLIDFILFGVMPNRTDWWWVIIVGLVFAVIYYFGFRFAIQKFNLATPGREDEAADAEEEGEVDDRPYEILEAMGGKDNITNLDACITRLRVSVGDKGKVNKNRLKQLGASGVMEVGNNIQAIYGPSSDTIRGQMQDIMDGKTPVKADAKEENNGVATDVTAGDLDFVSPMEGEVMPLSEVPDQVFSQKMMGDGFAIKPSNGEIVSPVNGKIINIFPTKHAIGIEADNGTEILIHIGIDTVNLKGEGFTAKAEEGQEIKQGQVLMEVDLDYISNNAPSTVTPVIFTNLAEGQSIQLNASGNIKKEDTNIFQINQ; encoded by the coding sequence ATGTCCAATATATTTGGTACTCTACAAAAAGTAGGGAAAGCGTTAATGTTACCAGTAGCCTTATTACCAGCAGCTGGTATCTTAATGGCATTTGGTACGAGCTTTGCTCAAGACCAATGGGTAGAGAAGTTCCCATGGTTCGGAAATGCCACTGTTCAAAAAGTGTTAGAGGTAATGTCTGAAGCAGGCGGTATTGTCTTTGATAACTTGCCGTTACTATTTGCGGTGGGTGTAGCTATCGGTTTAGCTAAAGGTGATGGTGTAGCCGGGCTCGCAGCTATTATAGGTTACTTAATTATGAACGTAACAATGGGCGTATTCGGAGATATAACAATGGAAATGACTTCCGAGCCTGCCTATGCGAGTGTCTTAGGTGTTCCTACACTGCAAACCGGTGTGTTCGGTGGTATTATAGTCGGTATACTGGCCGCCTATATGTATAACAGGTACTTTGATATAGAAATGCCACAGTTTCTAGGTTTCTTTGCAGGTAAACGTTTCGTACCAATTATTACTGCGTTTTCTGCGTTAATTTTAGGTATTGTAATGTTCCTTGTTTGGCCATTTGCACAAAATGGTTTAAACGCAGTTTCTCATTTTATGCTTGAAACAAACAGAACGCTTTCAACATTCGTATTTGGTGTAATCGAGCGTTCGTTAATTCCATTTGGCTTGCACCACATTTTCTATTCACCATTCTGGTTTGAATTTGGTTCTTATACAAATGCAGCAGGAGAAATTATTCGTGGGGATCAAACGATCTTCTTCGAACAATTAAAAGATGGTGTTGATTTTACAGCAGGTAACTTTATGACTGGTAAGTTCCCGTTTATGATGTTTGGTTTACCAGCGGCAGCATTAGCAATTTATCATACGGCAAAACCTGAGCGTAAGAAAGTGGTTGGAGGGATCATGTTCTCTGCGGCATTAACTTCTTTCTTAACAGGTATTACAGAGCCGTTAGAATTCTCATTCTTATTCGTAGCACCAGTATTATTTGGTATTCACGCGGTTTTCGCCGGTTTATCATTTATGACGATGTATTTATTAGATGTCAAAATCGGTATGACGTTCTCAGGTGGTCTGATTGACTTTATCCTGTTCGGTGTTATGCCTAACCGTACCGACTGGTGGTGGGTCATCATCGTTGGTTTAGTGTTCGCAGTGATTTACTACTTCGGTTTCCGTTTTGCTATTCAGAAATTCAACTTGGCTACTCCAGGTCGTGAAGATGAAGCAGCAGATGCGGAAGAAGAGGGCGAGGTAGATGACCGACCTTATGAAATACTAGAAGCGATGGGTGGAAAAGACAACATTACCAACCTTGATGCTTGTATCACTCGTTTACGTGTAAGTGTTGGCGACAAAGGTAAAGTAAACAAAAATCGATTAAAACAATTAGGTGCATCAGGAGTTATGGAAGTTGGTAACAACATTCAGGCGATTTATGGTCCATCTTCTGATACCATCAGAGGTCAAATGCAAGATATTATGGATGGAAAAACGCCGGTAAAAGCGGACGCTAAAGAAGAAAATAATGGCGTTGCTACTGATGTAACAGCTGGTGATCTTGATTTCGTCAGTCCGATGGAAGGGGAAGTAATGCCTTTATCTGAAGTGCCGGATCAAGTATTTTCACAGAAAATGATGGGTGATGGTTTTGCTATTAAGCCGTCTAATGGTGAGATTGTTTCGCCGGTAAACGGTAAAATCATCAACATCTTCCCGACGAAGCATGCGATTGGTATTGAGGCGGATAATGGTACAGAAATTCTTATTCATATCGGTATCGATACAGTCAATCTGAAAGGTGAAGGCTTTACAGCGAAAGCAGAAGAAGGGCAAGAGATCAAACAAGGTCAAGTATTGATGGAAGTTGATTTAGACTACATCAGCAACAATGCACCTTCTACCGTAACACCTGTTATCTTCACCAACTTAGCTGAAGGTCAGTCTATTCAGCTAAACGCGTCAGGAAACATTAAAAAAGAAGATACAAACATCTTTCAAATTAATCAATAA